The DNA window TGTTAACATTGGAGATAAACATGATATTCCTTTACTAATATTTGTCTTGTGTAAAATATCAGGACAAGTCAGTTCATCATTGGGTTGAACAAATATTTAGAGGCTCTTAGTAATAAGTTTGCTGTTGGCATGAGATTTAAGATGAAGTTTGAAGGGGAGGATTCTCCTGAGAGAAGGTAGTGGAACTTAATTACATGATTGCTTTTAATCCGTGATTGTTCGATCTCTTCTGTAAACACTTAACCTATCTGGATTGATGATAAAGGTTTTCTGGCACGATTGTGGGGGTTGAAGATTTTTCTCCTCTTTGGAAAGATTCAAAATGGCGATCATTGAAGGTAACTTCTTACATGCTTCCTTCAAGTCTAAGTTTAATAATTTTGTCAGTATAAGACCGATTGTTCTCGGTCTGATCTGTCCATAATCATATGGGATTGGGGAAAGGCGGAGGACTATAATTACTATTTGTCAACAGGTACAATGGGATGAACCTGCCTCTATCCCAAGGCCTGATAGGGTTTCACCGTGGGAGATAGAACCCTTTGCTGCTCCCATTCCACCATCTTTGACTCAACCGGTTGCAGCTAAGAACAAAAGGCCTCGACCACCTGCTGAAATTCCTGCCCCAGGTAAAGATATGTTTTCCTTATTTGATGTCTCTTCTGTTATGCTTTTGTTTCTGATAATCGAATGATCCAATCTTATTTGTATAATATAGATTTATCTTCAACGACATCAGCTCCTTATTCTGGAGTTACGCATTGCCATGATCTAACACCACAAAACATTGCTGCCGAAGCAAAAGGAAATGAAAATCCTGTTATGGGGCACCACATGTGGACAGAGATGAGCAGTGGTTGCAGCTCTGTCGCAAAGGCTCTGAATAAAGGAAGTTGGCTATCTTCTCCTGGCACATGTGTTCCTCATCATCTGTTTCCTGATGCAAGAGAGGATAAAACGAGATTCTCTGCTTGGCCTGTTCCTTCGGGTTTTTCAAACCCACAGCTCAACGAAGATTCAACCTTTGATTCAACTGAAAAGGCTAAGAGATCTGAGACAGCTGCTAGCTGCCGATTGTTCGGTATTGATCTGATAAACCATTCTACAAGCTCAACACCGTTGGAGAGAACACCTGCACAACTTTCTACTATGATAATGGGTACAACTGAAGTACCAGGCCCAAGTACTCTATCATCCACTTATTCTGATCAGAAGTCTGAAATTTCAAAAGATTCTAAAGAGAAGAAGCTGGAACAATTACAGTTATCAGCAAAAGAGAACCAGAGCATGCAAAGTTGTTCTAGTTTTACAAGAAGTCGTACAAaggtattaaaaataaaatattctcaCAAATATTAATTCATCCAATTGAAGAATTTACAGTAAACTCCCTTTGGGGTTTGTGTATTGGAATAGGTTCAAATGCAGGGGATAGCCGTAGGTCGTGCTGTGGATTTGGCCATTTTTGAAGGGTATGGTCAGCTTATAGATGAACTGGAGGAGATGTTTGATATTAAGGGAGAGCTTCGCCCTAGGAATAAGTGGGAGATTGTCTACACTGATGATGAAGGTGATATGATGCTTGTAGGCGATGATCCATGGCCGTAAGTTACCTGATAATGCCTTGACTATTtcctacatgtatatatattttaaatctcCTCTATAATTTAGTTTATGACTTTGATTTTATATCCATTCAGGGAATTTTGCAACATGGTAAGAAGAATATTTATTTGTTCAAGCCAAGATGTGAAAAAGCTGAAGACAGGAAGCAAACTTCCCTTGGCTTCTATCGAAGGTGAAGGGACGGTAATAAGTTCAGACTCAtctgaaaactaaaaaaataggAACCCATTTATCTTTCATTACCTGCTGTTTATTTTTCACTGAAGTTGATGAAACCCTAATCAGTAGCTCATTTTTTTTGGAGCTGTGAGACTTAAAAACGACATCTTCTGGGTTTTGAAGAACCAAGAATTTGTTAATGAATTAGTTCGGAATAAGAGGCTAAGACTAGGAAAAATGTGAATACTTATAATCTTTGTTGTGGGTTGGGGTGCTTTAATTGTGGTGTTTCCTGTGCTTGTAAATATAAAATGTGGTCTGGCAGTATATTCCTTGTTTGCAGCGAGTGAAAGTGTCGCTGCTTACAGCTTTTATACTGCTGCCATTAATTTAATTAGCTTCACTGTCATTGTACGGGTTTAATTTGTACATACTCATTAGGTTGATTATCATGTCAATTATTCAAGGATGCTTAAGTCATAATCTTATTTCATTGCCCTTTATTACCAGGGTGGCATTTATTGGCATTTGCTGTGAATATTACAATATCATATATTTTTTGGCTTGAGTTTTAAAGTTGCAGGGTTTACTATAAATGTCTTACATAGTTTGGTCAATTAAGTGGCTTTAAAATGTTGTTTCCCCCCTTGGGACagtaaaaaaattagtaattgtTTAGTTTTCTCAAATAAGAACTATATAATTTGGCGTTTAAGTTCATATAATCTGATTTTAAGAGATGGTGAATGTCGATTTTGAGCACAAAGTTTTGCTATCCCAATGTTGACCATTCAAAGACAGTCGTGGTATATCAGTTTATTATAAATTGgtttggtttttaaaatttttatttgttttatgattttttaatattatttaataaagttttaaagttgatttaatgaatatttttaaaatataataaaatttcaagaatctttaaattattttttattattttaaatataaaatgtttatttttatattataaaattaattaattataaattaaagaaaaaatagaattGGATAGTAATGGTTTTTGAACTTACACTTTGGTTCCAGTcgattttcgtttttttttttattcagcTCTACTTTGTGCTACAGCATATTGCCGCAAAACGGAGCGGTTTACTGGTGTAATCTATCTTAGACCTCGTTAGATTAGGGTTCAGCCATGAATTATTTTAGAGCGGTGAATGAGTATGCATTAAATGAATCTTCTGATGGGATTGGGAACTAAAACGATCcatattttccatgttttgtttGATATAAATAAGTCACTCAAGCACGCTTCTGGCAGAAGTCAGAGAACGTTAAAGAATACATCCTTTATTCGTTTAAGAAGTTTTTACTTCCAGAGGCGGACATTTCTTCTTATTGGTTGGTCAAAACGTTTACAAAGCTTGTAAGAGAGTGATGTTTTTACATTGCTACGATACACCCACAGAATTAGACACTGAGGTGGGGTTTGGATCGGTGCggtttatttagtttattttttgttttatattatggtatttaaatttattatttactgttatttttattcAAGTAAACGAACTACTCATTtaaactaaacttaaattatATGCATCCTTAAGTATcatttattgtattttaaaaagataaaaagataaaatgaacataaattttaatggtaagatataaaaagataaaatagaaataatcaggAATTTCGACATAAATTATAATACCgacatgaaaaataaaagaaatagtttTCCATGGTAGTGAGTTCGTCAGCCACGTCATTGACTTAACGACTTTAGTGGACGCTACAATCGTGTGACTGGGTCTCAACAAAAAGTCGTGACTGGTACTGCTGGCCTTGACGAAGACTATTCTAGTCACTTGGATTACGATCTCGTATCGTATTTCATACATTCCAGTTCCATTTTCACtgatttgtttgtgaaaagaaaaacaatttatgGTGGCTACACGCCAAAAACTACGGAGGAGCCATGTCTAAGAGATTGCACCGCCGCCCATGTTCCTCTGCTCCTTCACACGCTCAAGCCTTCACACGATGGACGGTCCCAAACCGTGTGTTTGCGGCAGTTTACACTTGTGCTTTCGTAGCTTTGTTCTATTGCCATGCTCGGACACTTCTCGGCTCCCACTCTTGTTTCTTTCTCTTTAACACTATCGTTGTTCATCTCCGAGAACATTGAAAAGTTCTTGGAACCAAGTGATTTTCCGGGGTTGGATCCGCCGACGAGGGTGGTGAATACGGCGTTATCGGTGATGGCGTACGAGTATCCGACAATGGAGTATCAGCTCTAACTCTCTTTGCTTTCATGGAAGCTGCGAAGTTTGCCGCCTATTAGTTACCTTTTTGTAGGAAGAACGGTATAACGACGAGGAGCCCCGATGAATATTTTGCATCCAATTACTCAAGAACCATTGAAGCTGAGAAGATTaaggtaaaataaatatttagctTACAATGAAACCTTTTAACTCACATGgcttttatttatgtttaggCATATgtatctaaataaaaaataaaaaaaaatatggtaaaattttttgtatttttatatattaagaatttagtttctctattttttaaatttcaaaatgtaaatttaattgttaacacCATAAAATTctcttgttaaattcattaatgtgatattttgaaattaaaaaaaaaatcgatcACTTTATagtcatataaaagaaattgACTATTgtaataaatatgaatttaacaaaatttttttatcaatattaACTTTTTACATTTGAAAAGTAAgagaactaaatttttaaaacataattttgacAAAAGAATCTTGAGATAAAagtaaaagagattaaattttaaatatacgaaGAGTATAGGGACCTAAAGTATATTTTAACCAAGCCAAATTTTACTGttattttcacttaaataaaaaaatcactagTCACTTAAAAAAGGACTAATTGTACATTAAAAATAAGTAATCGTCATTTCCCAAAATAGTGGAAAATTCGATATAAGTTCATATTCGAGTGAAAGACATAAAGGTACGAAGATAGTGACATAAACAGTAATAAATTGAAAACTTTTAAGGGATAAAATTGTTGCAGGTAATGTATGAGAGCATGAAATTCAGAAAGGAAAACGTTGTTGAAACTGGAAGAGTTGATGATGAGTACATaactgttgcgcggaagcgtgtgaaagagtaaaattattgtactgaaaaatcacactaagttcaattcccaggaaagagaggtggatcacgaggatcgcttacataccagatctttcctagccagaatatccctctatcgtaatttaatagcacaataaatcactacaatgacacttgcaaaatatgcagaacaaaaataaagaacactagaattttaacgaggttcagcaaattttgcctacgtcctcaggcactaccaaatatatttcactccaaaaatacaagtgaaagtttacaaatagggagagagaacaattgccttaagtagagaatggcaagtgtgggatgaagaaagtaagaaatggttaggcctatttatagttgaggttcaaggatcaacttgcaatgtccctatacaattagggaccaaaattgcaattatcccatgccaacttttaacccaacttgccaaccaattttactttctactttcggtgcccaccctttttgacttttcaaacaatgggtgggttccaataatctccaccttgaagatttgattaggataatcttatcttcacacaattctttctgcctttgacaacaatacttgatagtgccttcttcaactgttaaacttgcaggatattaatcaagttcaaacaatgttcgaacttggttgctgttaccaccttagtcatcatatctgcgggattatttgcagtcttgatcttctgaagacaaattttcccctcttcaataatttcccgcacaaaatggaatcgtacgtcgatatgttttgtacgtgcatgatagacttgattctttgctaaatgaatagcactttgactatcacaatacacgttaatatgctcctgaaccaaccccaaggttttagccataccttgtaaccaaatagcctcctttacagcctctgttacagccatgtactcggcttctgtggttgacaatgcaactgtagactgtagtgtagacttccaacttattggtcctccagcaagtgtaaacacataaccggtggttgatcttcgcttgtccaaatcaccggcatagtcagaatcaacgtacccaataacacctttaccaagtgtattatcctgcttgaacagtaatccaacatccacggtcttctgaatataccgtagaatccatttcacagcttgccaatgtccttttccaggattatgcatatacctgctcactatactaactgcctgtgaaatgtcgggtcttgtacacaccattgcatacatcaagctacccactgcattagaatacggaacttgcaacatgtattctcgttctgtattcgtcgaaggagatagttgtgcagaaagcttgaaatgagaagccaacggggtacttacaggtttggtctgctcgttcatgccaaactgctgtagtactttcttcaaatactgcttctgagacaagctaactctgccatgagctctatctctacatatttccatgccaataatcttcttagcttcacctagatctttcatctcaaactcgagattgagttgagtcttcaatctctcaatctcaactttgctcttagatgctattagcatatcatcaacatataagagcaagtatatgaaagttccttcttgtagcttctgaaaatatacgcaatgatcaaatttacttcttgtgtacctttgccctttcatgaactgatcaaatcgcttgtaccactgcctcggagattgtttcaatccataaagcgactttgtcagtttgcaaacccaattttctttatcagcaacattgaatccatcaggctgagtcatatagatttcctcttccaaatcaccgtgtaaaaatgctgtcttcacatcaagctgaactagttcaagatcgtattgcgcaaccaaggctagcaaaattcgaatagacgaatgcttcacaactggagaaaacacttcattgtagtctattccttctttctgagcgtaaccctttgctaccaatctagccttgtatcgaatttcatttttaccaggaaatccttccttctttacatatacccatttgcatccaattgccttctttcccttgggcagtctcaccaactcccaagtcctatttttatgaagagactgcatttcttcattcatagcttgcttccactttacaccatcagagttacttattgcttctgtgtaagtggaaggaacatcatcatctgcaattggaagtgcataggccaccatatcgtcaaagcgagcaggcttacgaatctctcttcttggcctcctatatgcaattgaatcttgttgctgtagaagttcttgggtcgaaacttcttcatcatttgttctttcaatattagctggatcatcattaaccttttcaaactccacctgctgcaaagtactactggttttgtcatccttttgtgaatcctcgttcttcatcatggttgattcatcaaaagttacatctctactgaaaacaatcttccttgtatcaggacaccagagacggtatccttttacaccactagttatacccatgaataatgctttctttgctcttgggtctaacttagattcttttacatgataatatgcagtggaaccaaaaacatgtaaagaatcataatcagtagcaggtttaccagtccacatctccataggagtttttccatttattgcagctgatggcaatcggttaattagatggcacgcatatgtaactgcctcagcccaaaattccttgcccaatccagcattggacaacatacatcgaactttctccagtatagtccgattcatgcgttctgccaccccattctgctgtggtgtatctcgaacagtgaagtgtcgcacaatgccctcatcttgacatacttgtagaaatggatcatttttgtactcagtaccattatctgatcgaagtcgtttgacctttcgacctgtctgagtctccaccatcttcttccacttcagaaatgcatccaaaacttcattttttcttttcattagatacacccatacttttcttgaataatcatcaagaaaagtgacaaaatagtgcatacctcccaaagaagccactttggtaggtccccacacatcactgtgaacatagtccagaattcctttcgtattgtgaattgctgaaccaaattttaccctcgtctgcttgcccagaacacaatgttcacagaattccaatttgcaagaatttgcacctttcaacaagccttgcttcgccaaagtctgcaaagctttttcaccagcatgtcccaatcgcctatgccataacctggtagcctctgaatctacatctttcacagaagctgttgatgttgatccaataactgtacttccatttaaatagtacaagttatttcttctagtgcctttcatcaccgtcaataccccagctactacctttagtaatccatctctcaaagtgattgtgagccctttagattctagggcccctaatgagatgagatttttcttcaagctgggtacatagcgaacatctgtcagaacttggattgagccgtcatggttcttcaatttgattgtacctacacccattgtcttacaggcactatcattgcccataaaaacaactccaccttttagttcttcaagactagaaaaccagtccttattaggacacatatggtaagtacatcccgaatccaatatccactcatccgtttgacatgccattgccatgccaaccaagctaaagtctgactcctcatcatgctccgctacacatgcattagaaatagacttgcccttttgtaacttaggacaattctttttccaatgccctttctcacgacaaaaggcacattcatctttggcgggtctccctttggacttaccccttctaccaggtttgctgctgtgtgaacgacctcttactgttaagacttctgcagttgtatctctgtgatctcttttatctttctttcgagtctcagatctatacaacgcactacagactgcatcaaatgtgattgaatctttcccatgaagcaatgtggtggtaagatgatcatattcatcaggaagggaattcaacaacaataatgccttgttttcatcttcaaatttctcatccaaatttagcaagtctgctaaaattttattgaatgagttcacatggtcattcatcgacataccgggtgcataagtgaaccgaaaaagtttctttttcatataaagcctattttcaagacttttcgttagaaacttttcttccaatgtatcccacagcttcttcgctgatgtctccctcatgacggagtacttttgctctttggccaaacataggcgaattgtaccacacgcctgtctattgatcttggcccactccttgtcatccatcttgtcaggtttttcttcaagggctatatccagctcttgctgacataagacatccaggatctcacactgccacataccaaaattattggtaccgtcaaatttctctacttcaaattttgcatttgtcacagtagtccttgctgatgacgatgctgctgccatttttctcctcaatcccaactactgtatacgtgaacagtaccgtatacgtaaatagtgccgtatacgtgaatagtaccgtatacgtgaatagtgccgtatacgtgaatagtaccgtaaacggtcgtattccccaagtacgaacctggctctggtaccaattgttgcgcggaagcgtgtgaaagagtaaaattattgtactgaaaaatcacactaagttcaattcccaggaaagagaggtggatcacgaggatcgcttacataccagatctttcctagccagaatatccctctatcgtaatttaatagcacaataaatcactacaatgacacttgcaaaatatgcagaacaaaaataaagaacactagaattttaacgaggttcagcaaattttgcctacgtcctcaggcactaccaaatatatttcactccaaaaatacaagtgaaagtttacaaatagggagagagaacaattgccttaagtagagaatggcaagtgtgggatgaagaaagtaagaaatggttaggcctatttatagttgaggttcaaggatcaacttgcaatgtccctatacaattagggaccaaaattgcaattatcccatgccaacttttaacccaacttgccaaccaattttactttctactttcggtgcccaccctttttgacttttcaaacaatgggtgggttccaataatatAACCAACAATAAAGATCATCAGGCTTTTAGTAAATGGAGAACCGATCATGGATTTACCCGTCAAAATCATCCCTCTAATTCAGGTTTTTCAACACAACATTTACGTCAGAAATTAATGAATGCATGTCAATCGACAGAACAACGTTGTTTTTTGTCTATAACCAGGTTTTGTTGGAGAAAAACCAAGACAGAGACATTACAGGCCATTGTTTGCCAAACCTGGTTTATGTCTCTACACAGAAGAGCGCCTCACATCTCCTCACATCTCACCATTTCAAAGCCGGTGCCCTTAATGTcctggtatatatatatatatgaactttatttttttaagtgtataattatatatgtggAACTACTTATATATGGCCAATTTTGTGTTTGAAGGTTTCGTGTTTTTGCTGTTATGACAAATGCGCCTATAATTTTAACCTTAAGACTGTAACATGTATTCGAATGATCCTAGAACACCCTTTCTTGCCTTTTGTTATGTGTTAGACCCTGAAATCCGGAATCGATTGGCTTACATTCAGTTTCCTCAAGAATTCCATGGTCTAAATGAGACTGATAGTTATGCTGGTAGGCTTATACGTTTATTTAAACTTAATCCTACTGGCTTAGATGGGTTATCCGGACCTAATTATATGGGAACTTGCAGTTTTATTCGCCGGCGATCTTTGTTCGGCGACCCGTTAACTTTGGTTTCACCGGAAATAAGGGAATTAAGTCCTGATTATGTTGTGAACAATCCCATTACTTCTCCATCAGTTCTTGAAGTTGCTCACCGAGTAGCCGGATGCAGTTCTTGAAGTTGCTCACCGAGTAGCTGGATGCAATTATGAAAACCAGAGCAAATGGGGCTCTAAGATAACCTGTGGctgtacatacatacatacatacatacatacatacatacatacatacatacatccatccatccatccatccatcctTTGGCTTTTGCTGTTGTGATTATACACGCTTGCAAAACAGTGATATGTGCAGATTGGGTTTAGATATGGGTTACTGGTGGAGGACTTTTACACAGGTTTTAGACTGAAATGTGAAGGATGGAGGTCCATATTCTGCAATCCTGAAAAGGCTGCATTTATGGGAAATGCACCCTTAAACCTTCTTGATGTTCCTTTTCAGAACAAGAGGTGGCAAATTGGTCTCCTTGAAGTGGCTTCTTCAAGATACAGTCCAATAACTTTTGGTGTTAAAGCTATAGGGCTGTTCATGGGGTTAGGCTATTCAAGCTATGCATATTCTTCCATTTTGTCAATTCCAATCACTACATATTCCTTTGTCCCTCAACTTGCTCTCCTCAATGGTCTCAATATCTTCCCAAAGGTCTCTGTGCCATGGTTTCTCTTTTACGTGTTAGTGTTTCTTGGAGCATATGGGCAAGATTTCTTAGAGCACTGTGTTGGTGGGGGAACAATACAAAGATGGTGGAGTGATCAGAGACTGGATGATCAAAGGGCTTTCATGTTTCTTGTTTGGGTTAACCGAGTTCTTGCTTAAATCCATTGGGATTCCAACACAGGGTTTCAATGTCACCAGAAAGGTAATCGACGATGAGCCAAGGAAAAGATACGAGCAAGGGTTGTCTGAATTTGGGGTGTCATCTGCCATGTTTGTACCACTAACAATGGCAGCAGTTGTCAACTTATTCTCATTCACTTATGGATTGATTCATTTCgtcaatggcagcaacaaggaaATGGGGTTAATG is part of the Gossypium hirsutum isolate 1008001.06 chromosome D11, Gossypium_hirsutum_v2.1, whole genome shotgun sequence genome and encodes:
- the LOC107904460 gene encoding auxin response factor 9; translation: MMANRVESFSQTNNVSSEGNGCDDLYMELWKLCAGPLVEVPRAEQRVYYFPQGHMEQLEASTNQTLNQRIPLFNLPSKILCRVVHIQLLAEKETDEVYAQVTLLPEPSQPEPTTPDLCPPESQRPTVHSFCKVLTASDTSTHGGFSVLRKHATDCLPKLDMNDATPTQELVAKDLHGYEWRFKHIFRGQPRRHLLTTGWSTFVTSKRLVAGDSFVFLRGENGELRVGVRRVVRQHSIIPSSVISSQSMHVGVLATASHAVSTQTLFVVYYKPRTSQFIIGLNKYLEALSNKFAVGMRFKMKFEGEDSPERRFSGTIVGVEDFSPLWKDSKWRSLKVQWDEPASIPRPDRVSPWEIEPFAAPIPPSLTQPVAAKNKRPRPPAEIPAPDLSSTTSAPYSGVTHCHDLTPQNIAAEAKGNENPVMGHHMWTEMSSGCSSVAKALNKGSWLSSPGTCVPHHLFPDAREDKTRFSAWPVPSGFSNPQLNEDSTFDSTEKAKRSETAASCRLFGIDLINHSTSSTPLERTPAQLSTMIMGTTEVPGPSTLSSTYSDQKSEISKDSKEKKLEQLQLSAKENQSMQSCSSFTRSRTKVQMQGIAVGRAVDLAIFEGYGQLIDELEEMFDIKGELRPRNKWEIVYTDDEGDMMLVGDDPWPEFCNMVRRIFICSSQDVKKLKTGSKLPLASIEGEGTVISSDSSEN